One region of Halomicrobium urmianum genomic DNA includes:
- a CDS encoding recombinase family protein: MPLPKTLIYIRTDVNDSTEQLADTIEYVRDRLVEIPTEATQPPFDRNTYETLRDTANVTWTGDDEETYPEKLEAELRKARDEQYDHIIVPHLYTLSESLRDVHKTIDSLHAAGVSVHVASRRVALKPTNSRLRSLLADCAEFERKDNARNLDPITAGERHKGGRPPAGYVVENGYRRPGPEYDKVEATLHEVVNGKMSIHRAAARLNVSRTTIRNAVEKRPELYDLPEDAALPSQ, translated from the coding sequence ATGCCCCTTCCCAAGACCCTGATTTACATCAGGACCGACGTCAACGACAGCACCGAACAGCTCGCCGACACCATCGAGTACGTCCGAGACCGGTTAGTCGAAATCCCCACCGAAGCCACTCAACCACCGTTCGACCGCAACACGTACGAGACGCTCCGCGACACAGCGAACGTCACGTGGACCGGCGACGACGAAGAAACGTACCCGGAGAAGCTCGAAGCAGAGCTTCGGAAGGCGCGCGACGAGCAGTACGACCACATCATTGTCCCGCACCTGTACACGCTGAGTGAATCGCTTCGAGACGTTCACAAGACCATCGACAGCCTGCACGCCGCTGGCGTGAGCGTTCACGTCGCCAGCCGGCGCGTCGCACTGAAACCCACGAACAGCCGCCTGCGCTCACTTCTCGCAGACTGTGCCGAGTTCGAACGGAAGGATAACGCTCGCAATTTGGACCCGATCACGGCCGGTGAACGACACAAGGGAGGTCGCCCGCCAGCGGGATACGTCGTTGAGAACGGGTACCGTCGCCCCGGCCCAGAGTACGACAAGGTGGAAGCCACGCTGCACGAAGTCGTGAACGGGAAGATGTCGATTCACCGTGCCGCCGCGCGCCTGAACGTGAGTCGAACGACGATCAGGAACGCGGTCGAGAAGCGACCCGAGTTGTACGACCTCCCCGAAGACGCCGCGCTCCCGTCGCAGTAA
- a CDS encoding tyrosine-type recombinase/integrase — MTAEQNERCAIEIEPSRTIKLAPKANTEYLNEQQLADYREYRYEFINWIRREGKNPEAYEGYSDYTAYETAYRTARYDAWVWDREDRYTTPPAPAHATAYVENNVAYRDVANSTKGKVEEALARYHDWIHRTHHVDEWDHEQIFNSSGGDAPRDFLTRRERRRVREAALETGDWREASIILACLDAALRPVEVRRARPEWVDVDNELLRIPREESSKNEQDWRTSITTRSANALGEWLDVRADDDRYDDTDALWLTRVGTRYSSRSLSRLVKRMCSAAGIDSAGRSLTLYSLRHSTGTYLTAERDLAATKAQLRHKSSKTTLKYDQVPPDQRRDALYRM, encoded by the coding sequence ATGACCGCCGAGCAAAACGAACGCTGTGCCATTGAGATCGAGCCGAGTCGCACCATCAAACTCGCCCCGAAAGCGAACACCGAGTACCTCAACGAACAGCAACTCGCCGACTACCGAGAGTACCGATACGAGTTCATCAACTGGATTCGGCGCGAGGGGAAGAACCCCGAAGCGTACGAAGGATACAGCGACTACACTGCGTACGAGACCGCGTACAGGACTGCGCGTTACGACGCGTGGGTATGGGACCGAGAGGACCGATACACCACCCCACCGGCACCCGCGCACGCTACCGCGTACGTCGAGAACAACGTCGCGTACCGAGACGTCGCCAATTCGACGAAAGGGAAGGTCGAGGAAGCGCTGGCACGGTACCACGACTGGATTCACCGGACGCACCACGTTGACGAGTGGGATCACGAGCAGATCTTCAACTCGTCAGGCGGAGACGCGCCGCGAGACTTTCTAACCCGGCGTGAACGCCGGCGGGTGCGCGAAGCCGCTCTCGAAACCGGTGACTGGCGGGAAGCGTCGATCATCCTAGCGTGCCTGGATGCCGCACTCCGTCCTGTAGAGGTTCGACGCGCGAGACCTGAGTGGGTCGATGTCGATAACGAACTACTACGCATCCCGCGCGAAGAGAGCTCGAAGAACGAGCAGGACTGGCGGACGAGCATCACGACACGATCCGCGAACGCACTCGGTGAGTGGTTAGATGTCCGCGCAGACGACGACAGGTACGACGACACGGACGCGTTATGGCTCACTCGGGTAGGAACGAGATACTCCAGTCGGTCGCTCTCACGGCTCGTTAAACGCATGTGCAGCGCTGCAGGCATCGACTCGGCCGGGCGGTCGCTCACCCTGTACTCCCTACGGCACAGTACAGGCACCTATTTGACCGCGGAGCGGGACTTAGCGGCGACGAAAGCCCAGCTCCGGCACAAGAGCAGTAAGACGACCCTCAAATATGACCAGGTGCCCCCGGACCAGAGGAGGGACGCACTCTACCGTATGTAG